In Saccharicrinis fermentans DSM 9555 = JCM 21142, a genomic segment contains:
- a CDS encoding RloB family protein: MASRKRKAPKGKKVNPKFWVFCEGETEEAFIYYLKAKYRLPFKIIPKIIGQNISDDLIERHKNKKETHIKDKTFLIYDADVPDVLNRLKAIKKGKLLATNPTIEYWFLLHYKNQTGSISEAECIRQLCNRNHNTYKKGLIDDKLKQQLDTKQNEANKRAKQTRLYENPSSNIFEFLEELEQAKGEI, from the coding sequence ATGGCTAGTAGAAAACGAAAAGCTCCTAAAGGCAAAAAAGTTAATCCAAAATTCTGGGTTTTCTGCGAGGGAGAAACAGAAGAGGCATTTATTTATTATCTGAAAGCGAAATATCGTTTACCTTTTAAAATAATTCCAAAAATAATTGGTCAAAATATTAGTGATGATTTGATAGAAAGGCATAAAAATAAAAAGGAAACACATATAAAAGATAAAACTTTCTTAATCTATGATGCAGATGTACCTGATGTTTTAAATCGGTTGAAGGCTATTAAGAAAGGAAAATTATTAGCTACTAATCCTACTATTGAATATTGGTTTTTACTTCACTACAAAAATCAAACTGGATCTATTAGTGAAGCCGAGTGTATACGCCAATTGTGTAATCGAAACCACAATACTTATAAGAAAGGGTTAATTGACGACAAATTGAAACAGCAGCTGGATACAAAACAAAATGAAGCTAATAAGAGAGCAAAACAAACAAGATTGTATGAGAATCCGAGTTCTAATATCTTTGAATTCCTTGAAGAGCTTGAACAAGCAAAGGGTGAGATTTAA
- a CDS encoding AAA family ATPase, whose protein sequence is MILEIRLSNFFSIKDEVVIDMKAASLKSKNVKELSDNVFSFDNEEVLKTIAIYGANASGKSNIIKAIRFCCAMILNSTNHNGNIKFNYRKFKFGNCENKPSNFFINFVVNDIEYEYSFSVMQDKIVTESLHYYPKGRIKKIFTRDERKGKTKKDKYNFGTDIKRPLDVAESTSDKTLYLSRASQMDRDIAKDLFMYFNNTFILGYLGHNERQIDDLFKAYKPHLLKALQIADSDIVNITVKKIKAQGKALNVSFTGTELKDARMEDTMREQLQIKTFHKADPSISFDLFTEESAGTKKLFIVMLSILDIIANNKVLLVDEIGDSLHTDIIEYIFNLFRASGKAQLICTTHNTRFLSLKKFRKDQFYFVNKKEDASTDLYSLYDYSDFRDTMDLEKAYLQGRFDAVPFVNDSIKNLKQLIDG, encoded by the coding sequence ATGATTTTAGAAATTCGGCTAAGTAATTTTTTCTCAATTAAAGACGAAGTAGTTATTGATATGAAAGCTGCTAGTCTTAAGAGTAAAAATGTAAAAGAACTTTCTGATAATGTTTTTTCATTTGACAATGAAGAAGTCCTTAAAACAATAGCTATTTACGGTGCTAATGCATCAGGAAAAAGTAATATTATTAAAGCTATTAGATTTTGTTGTGCAATGATTTTAAATTCAACTAATCACAATGGAAATATTAAGTTTAATTATCGCAAATTCAAATTCGGTAATTGTGAAAATAAACCGAGTAATTTTTTCATCAATTTTGTGGTTAATGACATTGAGTATGAATATTCTTTTTCTGTAATGCAAGATAAGATTGTTACAGAATCTTTACATTATTACCCCAAAGGTAGAATAAAGAAGATTTTTACACGGGATGAACGTAAAGGGAAAACAAAAAAAGATAAGTACAATTTCGGGACAGACATAAAAAGACCGTTGGATGTAGCGGAAAGTACATCAGATAAAACTTTATACTTATCTCGTGCTAGTCAAATGGATAGAGACATAGCAAAAGATTTGTTTATGTATTTTAATAATACTTTTATATTAGGTTATCTAGGGCATAATGAAAGACAGATAGATGATTTATTCAAAGCATACAAGCCACATTTACTAAAAGCCCTGCAAATAGCAGATAGTGATATTGTTAATATTACAGTAAAAAAGATTAAAGCACAAGGAAAAGCTTTGAATGTAAGCTTTACAGGTACAGAACTGAAAGATGCTCGAATGGAAGATACAATGAGGGAGCAATTGCAAATAAAAACGTTTCATAAAGCGGATCCTAGCATTAGTTTTGACCTATTTACAGAGGAATCTGCTGGTACAAAAAAGTTGTTTATTGTTATGTTGAGTATTCTTGACATCATAGCAAATAATAAAGTATTGTTGGTTGATGAAATTGGAGATAGTTTACATACTGATATAATTGAGTATATTTTTAATTTATTTAGAGCAAGTGGTAAGGCACAGCTTATCTGTACGACGCATAATACTCGCTTCTTGAGTTTAAAGAAATTTCGAAAAGACCAATTTTATTTTGTAAACAAAAAGGAAGATGCTTCAACTGATTTATACTCATTGTATGATTATAGTGATTTTCGTGACACAATGGATTTAGAAAAAGCATATCTGCAAGGGCGTTTTGACGCTGTTCCTTTTGTTAATGATTCGATCAAGAACCTAAAACAATTAATAGATGGCTAG